Below is a genomic region from Candidatus Chlorobium masyuteum.
GATCCTGTTCCTGGGCTATAAGCATAGTCTCTCTGGTCTGAAATATTACTGTTTTACCGCTAACGTGCTGTAAATCCTCTCAAGCTCATGTGCTTTCAGAGCTCTTTTCTTTTCATTTGCGGTGGTCCGGACAATCGGAAGCAGATGATTGGCTTCGTTTCTTGTTATCACGAGCCCCTTACCTGAAAAATAGTGCTGCAGGGCAGCGCTTCCCGAGTGTTTTCCGATCACCAGCTCGTGATGTTCCCTGCCAACCTGATCCGGGAGAAAGGGCTGGTAGGAGAGTGGATGCTTCAGAAGAGCAGCGCAGTGAATGCCCGATTCATGCTGAAACGCGGACTTTCCGACAACCGGTTTCTGATCCTGAATCACTCTTCCTGATGCTTTGCTGACGGTTGCGCAGAGTCGCGAAAGCTTCGTCATATCAATACGGGTATCATACTTTCCGGAGAGTTCAAGCGCTACGCTCAGCTCTTCAAGTGCAGCATTTCCCGCCCGCTCCCCGAGTCCGGTGACCGAGACACTGACGGCACTGCATCCGGCTTCAAGAGCGGTAAATGCATTGGCTGTAGCCATTCCGAGATCATTGTGTGCATGAAATTCAAGTGCCGCCGGACTGGCTGATTTCAGGAGTCCGACAAGCGTCATAACCGATACCGGATTGGCAATGCCGACCGTATCGGCAATCCGTATCCGGTCTGCGCCGCATGCATCGGCATCGAGAATAAACTGTTTCAGCAGTTCAGGCTCCGCCCTTGTTGCATCCTGGGCGCCCACAGTGACATAGGTGAAATATTTTTTTGCTTTCGGGACGAGTTCATGTAACTGCTGCTGTACCCATGCATAATCCTTTTCCATGAGCTGGAGGTAGAGCGCTGATACAGGAAAACTGATATGTACACCTTCAGTGCCGCAACGGCATGCATCCTCTATATCCTGCCATTTTGCCCTTGCCCAGGATGAAAGACGAAGCGGAAGCTGCCGGGAGACTATCTTTCTGATGCTTTGGCGCTCCTCTTCACTGATGGCAGGGTACCCCACCTCAAGTTCGTTGACTCCGGTATCAGCCAGCTCCAGGGCGATTTCCATTTTTTCCGCACTGCTGAATACTACTCCCGGAGCCTGTTCACCATCCCTCAGGGTTGTATCGATAATCCAGGGCCTGATGCCGGATTTTGATGGTATGGAGCCGGATGTATGCATAAGAGTCCTTTATTCTGTCAGCAGGTCACTTCGGAAAAAGTAAAGTACGGTAATTGTGTTTATTTAGGCAATCTACCTTTTTACACTAAATAAATCAGGTCTATAAGGTAAAATATAGTAATAAATCAGACAATAATGTTGATTTGTGTGTTTATTTTTGCCAAATAGCCTTTTCCGGGGGATTATTTCAGGTTCGGGGAGTGATTTGAAGAGCAGGGAGCGGATTGAGATACATGCCCGGTATGAGTCATACAATCCGGGAATTGAGCGTGCAGATTGTATGACCTTTCAGTCCGGGCGATGTCTGTTATTCGGCGAGTTTTGGCAGGAAGGAGAGATCGACGCAGTATCGCTTCGGGTTGCTCCGGTCGATGAACACCCGTATCCGCCTGTTCTGGATGTACTGCGTCGGATCGTACCAGAGGTTGTCGCTTTTGAAAACATGGATCTCTGATGTTGCGGGATTCTTCCACTGCGTTATGACCTGAAACGGGCAGTTCCCGTTGACTGAAACGGCGGTATTCATTACAACCGACTGAAACTCTGTCTCAACAGAGGTGCCTTGCTCTCTGAGGGAGTCGTTTTTCTTTCCTTTGAGCATGGGGACGAGGAAGATACCTGCGCCAATGATGAAGAACACCCCTCCCAACCCGCCGAGAATTATGGAGCCTGCCCAGAGTGAAAAGAAATCATTGATTTGAGCTTTTTGAGGGTCATCAGGCAGGTAGAGCAGCTCGACCTTTTCGCCTTCCGAGTAGGCAGGAGGATTGCTGCCTGTTGATGAGATGAACACCTGCGGTGAACCATTTCCATCAGTAAAACGAATGACAGGCCGGTATATTTTTGAATTATGTGAAATGTTTGAACTGCCGGACCAGGATTCGATGAGGTGCACAACACTACCCTCTGTTGTTACGGCTTTTGAGAGGAATGTGCGGGTATTGTCACTGATCCAGAAGGTGCCCAGGAGCATGGCAATGCCAAAAGTCGTGAAGAGATATTTGATGATTGTAAGAACTTTCATGGTTTTCTCCGGGTGTGTTGACTTAATGCAAAATCGTCAGGTCTGAAAGCAGGTCATTTCAGTTTTATCGTAAATCTGACTGTACGGCATGTATATTTCCATAAATGATATCGTACGGTGTTACTCTTCTGCCTCCGGCAAAGCCGGACCAATGTCGGCAGTCTCGCTATGGAAACCGGTGTATTATGAAAGGTAAAAAAAGTTTGCGTAAAGTCCGGGCAGCTCACCCGACCGTGAAGCCGATAAAAAAGGTGATGCGGAACATTTCAAAAACCATAGGGCAGCCTGCCGGTACACTCCAGCACATCGGAGAGCAGAAAACCGATTTCCCGGCCATAACGGTTTTTGGTTACGATTCAGATCACGAATTTCACATGCCGCTCAAGAGCATTGCGGAATGTGCAGAATTAAAGGATAAGCAGAAGGTTCTCTGGGTGAATATTGATGGTCTGCATGATGTGTCGGTCATTGAAGCGCTTGGCAAGCTTTTCGATATCCATCCGCTTACCCTCGAAGATATTCTGCATACCGAGCAGCGCTCCAAAATAGAGGACTTTGAACACTACCTTTTTCTTGTGTTCAGAGCACTTGATTATGATGCTCAAACAGGCGAGATCACTGAAGAGCAGATGAGTCTGGTGATCGGCAGTAATTTTGTTCTGACGTTCCAGGAAAAACCGGGAGACATGTTTGACGCTCTCAGGGCAAGGATAACAAGCACCGGGACATCAATCAGAAAGCGGGGAGCGGACTACCTTGCCTATGCTCTGATTGATGCTATCGTCGACAGTTATTTTGTGATACTTGAGCAGCTTGAAAGCCGGATTGAACTTCTCGACCAGGAGCTGTTTGAAACCTCAGGGCGTGATACGTTTGAGTCTATCTATCTACTGAAGAAGGAGCTTATTCTTTTAAGAAAATCGGTAAGACCGATGAGGGAGATCATCAACAGTATCAGCAGGGAGCACTATACGGTCATTGATGATGAAGCTACCTGGCCTTTTTTCAGGGATGTCTACGACAATGTCATTTTTATCAATGAAACCATTGAAACCTATCGTGATATCGTTATCGGCATGTACGATACATGGCTTGCCATTGTCAATAACCGGATGAACGAAATCATGAAGGTGTTGACCACCATCGCTACGGTATTTATGCCGCTCTCTTTTATTGCCGGAGTCTACGGAATGAATTTTCGTTCGATGCCGGGACTCGAATGGCAGTGGGGATTCTTTGTCCTGCTTGGATTCATGGGGATGATTGTTGCCGGAATGATGGTTTACTTTCGGACAAGAAAGTGGTTTTAGGGTGCCTTTGAACGTAATAAGGCGAGCTGCCCCGATGGTAATAATCGATAATAAAAAGCTATTCGGAGCGGTAATACGGAAAATCACCGGGAGGAAAGGGTGTTTTATCGTCTCTTATTCATTATGTTAAAAAACTGAAGTTTAAGTCTGTAACCTGCATATGGCCTGAACTCTTTTGAAACAGGGATTTCATGTTTGTTGCAGGTACATCATTCTCCTCAGGGAGCCGGGTTTTTCCCCGGCAGATTGCTGCATCCGGATTTCAACTCTTCACACCCTCAAAGTGCTGATTTTTTGCTGAAGTTCCTGATGTTATTAACTTTCAGGAACATGATGAGCTTTTGACTGAGCGGAGCCGGAACCATCCGAAACAGGCATGGCTTTCGGAGAATGCTAACATAAACGATTGAATGTAGTGGCAAGACAGCAGCGGTTTAACCGAAAATCAAAGAGCCCCGTCGCGGGCAAGAGGTCGCGGCAGACTTCGTCGCATACCGGCGAGCGGGTAAGGGCAAATGATCATATTCTGATCAACGAATTTTTGTTCAGACGGGGTGAAAGTTCACTTGCAGCTGAAATTATCACCTTTTTTACCGACCATGAGGGTGAACGGTTCCGGTCGGTTGATCTGGCCAAAGTCCTTGGATATACGGAGTCAAAGCAGCTTCCCGGTTTCTGGTATGTACTCCACAAGCTTCAGGAGGAGGGTACGGTTGACAAGGATTCCAACCGCTGTTACGGAATGTCGGGTGTGGATGCGGCAACCTATGAAGACCATCTTGTTCATATAAAGCCTTTTCCCGTGCCCGGAAAGGAGCAGTACAAGGTGGACAAGAGCTATACCGGTCGACTCATCACCCATCCCAACGGTTACGGTTTCATTGATGTCGAGGGATTTGATGATGATGTGTTCATCAAGGCGGGTGACCTGAATTTTTCCATTCATGGTGATGAAGTCGAGGTACTGGTTACCAAGGTTCCTGATACCTACTCTTCGAAATCCACACCCCATCAGCGCTGCGAAGGTCTTGTTCAGCGAGTTATTTCCCGCCGCATCACCACCATTGTCGGTACGCTCGTAAAGTCAGGCCGCAGGTTCACCCTCAAGGCTGACGAGAGGAAGCTGCTTCCTGAAATCGTTGTGCCGATCCGTCTCTCCGCAAAAGCAAAGGCTGGTCAGAAGGTACTGGTCGGTGAGCTTGATTTTACCGGGGAAGGGGTAATACAGGCCAAGGTGCTCGAAGTGCTTGGCCAGGCCGGTGATTCATCGGTTGAGGTGAGCGCAATTGCACGCAGTAAAGGCATTGATGAAACCTTTGACAAACAGATTGTTGATTTTGCCTCATCCATCCGTGAAGGTATTACCGAAAAGGATCTTGAAGGACGCCTTGATATCCGCGACAAAGTTGTCTTTACTATCGATCCTGTTGATGCAAAAGACTTCGACGATGCGCTCTCTGTTGAGACGCTTGAAGATGGACTTTACCGAATAGGCGTACATATTGCCGATGTTTCGCATTATGTGCCCGAAAACTCTCCGCTGGATCGCGAGGCACTCAAACGGGCAACCTCGGTCTATCTGGTGGACCGTGTCATTCCCATGCTGCCTTCCCGGCTTTCCGAAGAGATATGCAGTCTCAATCCCGGTGTTGACCGGATGGCATTTTCGGTCTTTTTTACCATGACCGGAGAGGGGGAAGTCCGCAAGCACGAGTTTCAGAAAACGGTCATCCACAGCAAGCGCCGCTATGCCTATGAAGATGTTGAGGAGATTCTGAAGAAGGGCAAGGGTGATTTTTCAGACGAACTTAAGCTGCTTGACCGTATCAGCGTATTGCTTCGTGAAAAGCGCTTCAAACATGGCGGTCTGGACTTTGAAACCGAAGAGGTTCGTTTCAAGCTCGGCAGCAAGGGTGAACCGCTTGAGGTGATGAGAAAAGAGCGGCTCGGCAGTCACCGGCTTATTGAGGAGTTTATGCTGCTTGCCAACCGCAAGGTGGCAGAGTATCTGACCCGCACCTTCAAGGAGAACAAAAAAGAGGCCCAGCCGGTCATCTACCGTGTGCACGGCTCTCCACAGCAGGAGAAGGTGATCATTCTCTCCAACTTCGTCAAACGGTTCGGCTTTGATCTCAAGCTCAACCGTGGCAAAGAGGGGCCGATTGTTACCGCCAAGGCTCTCCGTCAGCTCCTGCAGCAGGTCAAGGGAACCAATGTCGAGTTTCTCGTAAGCGAGCTTGTGCTCCGCTCCATGTCAAAAGCGGTTTATACCGGCGACAATCTTGGCCATTTCGGTCTCGGGTTCGAGCACTATACCCACTTTACTTCACCCATCAGGCGCTATCCGGATCTTATTGTACACCGCCTGCTCTTTGAGTATGAGGGTCTCAGAAAGAAACGCCGCAAAATCACAAGCGCGCGCCTCGCGGAGCTGACCGATAAAATCCAGACCGTCTGCCAGATATCCAACGAGCGCGAGAAAAGTGCCGTCGAAGCTGAACGCGAATCCATCAAGCTCAAGCAGGTGGAGTATATGGCAAGTCATGTCGGCAAGGTCTATCCCGGTGTTATTTCCGGTGCAACCGACTACGGTATCTATGTCAGAATGGTTGATTTTGCTATCGAGGGGATGGTGCACATGCGCAACCTTACCGACGATTATTACGAATATGATGAGGCTACCTACTCACTTGTCGGCAAACGCCGCAAGAAGCGCCTCCAGATCGGTCAACGCGTCAAGGTTATGGTCCACAGCGTCGATATTCAGCGCCGTACCATCGATCTTGCCATCGATGACAGCAAATCTGACACGAAATCAGCCGAATCGTAACTCTAAGCAGTGTCATTTCGAATCCTCCCGACAGGTCGGGGGGGGGGTGAGAAATCTTGATTCCGATTGACATGAGATCCCTCACTGCGTTCGGGATGACAAAAGAGGAGGGTTCAAGATGACACAGAGGGAGGGTTCGGGATGATAACCCGGAATCCTTTTCCTCTGGTGGGCCATCCATTCCATTCACAGGGCAAAAACACAGGTTTGCCCCCTACAGTATTCGTGGATAACCCTCTTTTTTCCCTGATCCAAAATTCAGAATTCAAAATCCGGAATCTCTTCAAATCGGGCGATGTATCGGTTCACATCGAACTTCCTTGCGCAGCCGGATGCGTTCATATAGCGGATTTTGCCGTAAACCGGCCGCTCAAACCATGGGCGGTCATGCACTCCGCCGATTGACCATGCAATTCCTGTATAGCCGTTTGGATCCCTTCCATCAAGAGCGTAGCGGTCATTGAGTGCAATGGCTGTTTCAAAGGCCTGTTCCGCACTTTCACTCCATTCAAGAATCTTCTTTGCCCAGTACATGCGCATGTAGCCGTGAATTTTACCGGTTGTAACCAGCTCAAGCTGAGCTGAGTTCCATAACCGTTCGTGTGTGGCCCCCTCTTCAAACTCTTTTTGTGAATAGATGTAATCCCGGTGATCTGCAGCATGTTTTATGAGTGACTCTTTTGCCCAGGTCGGGCAGCCATCTAAGGAGTCGTAGCGGTCATTATAGAAGCAGTAGTTATCCGAAAGCTCCCTGCGAACGATCAACTCTTCAAGAAAAGCGCTTCTGCTCTCATCCGGCACGCTGCTTTCTGAAGCCTGAAGTGCAATAAACTGCGCACTGATCTGACCGAAATGGAGGTAGGGAGAGAGATTGGAGAGGACACCGCTGTTCGGATCATTGCGCCGTTCTGCATAGGTAGAGAGTCTGTTTTTGAGAAATGATTCAAGGCAGTGAGCCGCAGCCTCCTCTCCCGGTTTAAGCCAATCGACAGGCGCCACCTGGTGGTCAGCTTTCAGGCTGCTGCGGATCCCGTTCCAATCAACAGGAAGCGATTCAGTTGTTGCATCAAGCGGTTCAAGCTGAGGGAATCCGGTCAGAAACTCGCCGAGCAGGCTCTTGATTTTCGGCCGGAATGTTCTGGCTGCATACTCCTGTTTGCCGGATGCGATCCGGCAGGGAACAATGTTATGAGCGTCGACTTCATAGAGCGGCAGCGTGAGCTGAGCTCCAAGCGTTGTTTTCCACTTTCTGCTGATTTTCAGTGGCGAAAAGTCGGTAACCACAACTCCGGCCTTCATCTTACGGGCGAAGCGGGAAAGCTCGATTTCCGGTTCACCCTGCAGGAGATAAAAGGGAATGTTCAGTCTCCGGAGCGCTCCTTCAACCTCCTGAAGCCCTTTAAGCATGAAGTCGTAATGGCGGAGTGGGGCATTGAGAAAGGATGGTGCAAGGGTGAAAACCACCATCAGCGGCTGCTGCAACAGTTCTCCCTTTTTTCGGGCAAACAGGAGTGCCCAGTTATGCCGGACCCGCTGGTCACGTGACATCCAGTAGATGACCGGGCCGCTCCTATCCCGGCAGTTATTGAGGAGTGTTATACGGCGGGGATCAATCATGAGCAAGGCCGGAAATACGGAGAAAATTGTTGATAAGCTGTATCCCTGTTGCGGTGTACTCATGCCGGAATGATTCAAACTGTTCGATCAGGGCCGTGCGATCCATGCTTTTCAGGTCGGCATCAAGAGCAAGCCATGACAAAAACATGCTCAATGTCATTTCAGCATGGCATTGCAATCCATAAGCTTTTTCTCCAGCCTTTACAGCCTGTATCGGGCAGAGCCTGCCGGAGGCAAGCAGCTTCATCCCCGCAGCAAGTTCAACCGTCTCTCCATGAAGCTGAAAGACCCTGATACTCTCTGAAAGCCCACAAAAAAGAGGGTCTTCTTTTCCTTCGGCTGTGAGCAGCATGCGGTACTCTTCGCCTTCCTGATCTGTAAACCCGATCTCCTGAACGGGGCATTTCAGCACCTTTCCGCCTCCCGCTTTAACCAGCGTCTGCATGCCGAGGCAGATGCCGAGGTAGGGGATCTCTTCCTGAAGCGCGACCTCTATCCGGGCGAGCTGCATCAGCATGGATGGGGTCAGGTCATTGGCGCTTTGTGGGCCGCCAAGTACCACAACGGCTTTATAGCTTCGTGGATCCGGGAAGCTGTCACCCGCAGCAAGATCCACGACGTGCGATGTGAAATCCTTGTCAGAAAGAGCAGTTTCAATCAGTCCCGGAGCCTCGTGGGTGATGTTTTTGACGATCAGGAGAGGCTTTTTCATAGGGGATGTAAGTTACTTTACTGGTTCAATTCGGCATCAATACAGGTTTTTTTTTCAATATCTTTTTTCGAAGATTAAAAAAAATACAACAAAAGCTGATGAAACTCTTGATTCAAATGACTTAAGATTCTTATATATTTCCAGATAATTTTTTTTCTTGATATGAAGATTCAGTACAGTGTGTTGTGCTTTTTTTAATTTTCGCTACAGATTCCATGTTGATTTATCTAATGAAATCATCCCTACATGAAAAGAACTATCAGTATTGTAAAGAAGATCTTTAAGAGCGCAGCTTTTTTCAGCCTTTTCTCTTCCGGAACTATGGTGGCCTATGGGGCGGATTCAGTTGTTACTGCACGCATTCAGCCGACGGGTCTGGTTGCCGACAATAAAATAATCATTGATGGTTCCCCCTCTGCCGGTCTTGTCGCCAATGTTTTTGCGATGGATTTTCTGAAAACCGAAGGCATTGTTGTGAAGGTCAATGAGAGTGACTCCGAGCGGGGGATCTACAGCCTGATCTATAAAAATTGTGACATTGCCACGACCGCAAGACCTATGCGCCCCCAGGAGCTGGCCGAGGCCAAACGGGAGGGTGTAAAACCAGTTCAGAACGTGCTTGCCCATGATGCTATCGTTATGGTCGTGCACCCGGCTAATACGCTCTCCGGTTTAACAATTGACCAGATTCGCAAAATTTATACCGGGACCTATACCAACTGGAGCCAGCTTGGCGGGCCGAATCGTCCGATTGTGCTGCTTCAGCGCGAGAATAAAAGTGGTACACAGGAGACCTTTACTGACGTTGTGATGGGAAAAACACCGATTTCAATGAGAGCGGTAACCCTCTTCAACAATCGCGAAATCATCGGACGCATTGCTTCTACACCCAACGCCATTGGCATGATCGGGCGCGGGTGGATTGATAACTCGGTCAAAACGCTTCTCGTCAATGGCGTGGATCACTCGCCGACAACCATCAAGGACAAGAGCTATCCGCTTCACCGGCTCCTCTACATGTATACAAATGGTCAGCCGACCGGCGTACTGAAACGGTTTGTGGAGTACTCAACAACACCTGATGGCCAGAGAGCACTCAGCGAAAACGGTTTTATCGCAGAAAACCGGTAAATGAGATGGATCTGAACAACTTTTACCATACGTTTTAACAAAGAAGCCCGTGCCAGCGGGCTTCTTTCCGCTGTAACTCCTCCGTTGTCAACGAGTAATCCTCTCCCCCGATAGTTGTAATTGTAACAAGAATTTCTTGTGATTGAATTATGAGAGCTCATTGTGTGTTCTCTCTTTTACAATTGCTCTTCACACGCCATGCTCTTTATTAATAAAATCTTCCGTTCATGACAAGAACTATCAGTTTTATTAAGAGGATAGGTATCGGTGCGGCTCTCTTCAGCATGTTCACTTCAGTAGATGTAGATGCCCGCAACAAAGCGATTACCTCCGGACTGGTATCCGATAATAAAATCATTGCAGACGGGGCTCCTTCAGCCGGTCTTATTGCCAATCTCTTTGCGCTTGATTTCCTCAAAACGGATGGCATCGTTGTCAGAGTCAATGAGAGTGACTCTGAACGGGGGCTCTACGGCCTGATCTACAAAAATTGTGACATTGCCACGACGACCAGGCTGTTGCACGATCAAGAGCTGGCCGAGGCAAGGAGTCAGGGTGTGAATCCGGTTCCGCACACGGTTGCACTGGGTGCGATCGTTATTGTGGTTCATCCCGCTAATTCCATAAAAGAGTTGAGTATCGATCAGATTCGCAATATCTATTCAGGAGCCTATACCAACTGGAAGGAGGTTGGGGGAAAGGATCGCCCGATTGTGCTGCTTCAGCGGGAGCAAGGGAGCGGTACTGAGGAGACCTTCAACGACATCGTTATGGGAAAAACCCCCTTGTCTATGAAGGTTATAACGCTCTTCAACAATCGCGAAATCAGAAGCAGGGTCAACGAAACTCCGAATGCAATAGGATATATCGGGCACGGCTGGATTGATAGTTCAGTCAAAGCGCTTCTGGTTAATGGTATCGATCACACTCCCGAAACCATCAAAGATGGCACCTATCCACTTTGCAGGCCGCTTTATATGTACACAAACGGGAAGCCTTTCGGTGTTCTCCAGCGATTTGTTGAGTACTCAAAAACGTACGAAGGCCAAAAAGCGGTCATTGAAAACGGTTATGTCTCCGCTGACTGAGTGCTTTTGAACGTGCTCCGCTCAGGCAAAAATTTTTCCGGATCAGGAATTTTGATTAATTGAAAGGCAGAACGCGGTTTGTTTTTTTAATAAAACGGGTTGTTTCATGAAAAAAACTCTCAGTGTTATCAGGAGCATGTTGTTACGTGCTCTCCTCTTCAGCATTGGTGCTGCCGGAACGCTCAAAGCCGAGAGTTTTGAGATAGGAACGCCCGCCTCTCCAACCGGTCTTGTTTCCGGTAACTCCATTGTTATAGACGGAGCCCCTTCACCCGGTCTTATCGCCAACCTTTTTGCCTTTGATTTTCTCAAAAGTGATGGAGTTATTGTCAGAGTCAATGAGAGTGACTCTGAACGGGGCATATACACGCTGCTCTACAAAAATTGTGACATTGCCAGCACGACAAGGTTGATGAACGATAAAGAGCTGGCCGAGGCAAGGGCTCTGGGGGTAAATCCGGTTCCGCACACGGTTGCCCTGGGCGCGATCGTCATGGTCGTCCATCCGGGTAATTCTCTGAAAAGTTTGACAATTGATCAACTCCGCAAAATCTATTCAGGAGCCTATACCAACTGGAAGGAGGTTGGGGGAAAGGATCGACCGATTGTGCTGCTTCAGCGGGAGCAGGGGAGCGGTACGGTGGAGACCTTCAACGACATCGTTATGGGAAAAACACCCTTGTCAATGAAGGTTATAACGCTCTTCAACAATCGCGAAATCAGAAGCCGCATCAATCTGACACCGAATGCGATAGGATATATCGGACACAGCTGGATAGATAAATCAGTCAAACCGCTTCTGGTCAATGGTATCGATCACACGTCCTATACCATAAAAAACGAGATCTATCCTCTTTGCAGAAAACTCTACATGTACACGAATGGTAAGCCCTTCGGCGTACTCAAGCGGTTTGTTGAGTACTCGTCAACCGCAGAAGGCAAGGAGAGGCTCACTGAAAACGGCTTTATCCCGGTTGATTGAGTATGTGTGAGGCTCCTGTGATTCGCTCTGTGTTGCATCTTTTGCTCCTGTTGACGTTTGCGGGGCTGCCTCTACCTTCCCGTGCGGCAGAGTGGGGAGCCCTTACACAACCGATTGGAACCCGAAACACCCCTTTTCTTGTCGACCCGGCACTGCTCAATGCCGCTTACGCTGCAGACAAAGGGCCCTGGGCACTGACCACCAGCGTGACCAGCATTACAACAACGACGCCCCAGTTTTTTATCCGTTTTTATAATCCTTCAGCTTCATCAAACGCTTCCGGTCAGGAGGGAAGCTGGGTGATGCGCATCAGCTCTGTTCGCGGCTTGAGTGCTCAAAAAATCCGCGATCTCTTTGCCCTGCCGAACACACCCTCCATGATGACGCTTGGTTTATCCGTCACCGGCGAATCATTCTATACCGGCATTGCCGGTCCGATTGAGGGATGGGGAGATGGCGGCGGCCAGCAATCACAGGCAAACGGCGGCCCCTATACCATTTTTTTTAATGCGCAACCGGTGATGGATGCGGCGCTCTCCTACCAGAGCGTGGCAGATACCGATAATGGTCGTAAAATTGGAGCTTACCTTGACTCGTCTATACCTGCGGCATACTCTGATATGGAAACGGTTTACAATACGCTCGACGTGCTCTGTAATCCCGCGAGTCGCGACCTGTTCAACAGCGCACTTGGTACGCTTACGGCTCAACGCTTTGATAACCTTGCCTCCTCGGCACACTATGCTGTGGAGCTGCAAAATCAAGCCACAGACGACCGTATCGACCGATTTGTAGTGAACAATGCAACGCCCGGTTTCTGGATAAAAGCCGCAAGGAGTTTTCAGCACTCGCCCGACTCGGGATATGACGGCGATATCAATGCGATGATTCTCGGTTTCGACAGAAAGAGTTCCGATCGTACGCTGTCAGGGATCTCGCTTGCATGGATGCATGGTACCGTTTACTGGGCTGACAACGGCGGGCAGGCGGTTGCGGACTATTACCGGGCAGAGGCCTATTCGGCAGTGCTTATCGACCGGGCATTTCTGCAGGGGGAGGTGAGTGTGGGTTCAGTGGCGGAAGAGACATCGCGAAATATCGCTATCGGTACCCTCTATCTGCCCTCTTTGCATGGACCCCTGCTCTCTCCGCTCAGCGGCATAGCAAGAACAGCAAATGCTGATTATAAAGGATGGAATGCGGATATCGGCTTGCGTGCAGGTGTTCTGGTTAATGCCGGTATGCTGAACATCCGCCCCTCTTTCGGTTTCGGGTGGCTTTATCAGTCAAGAAACAGTTTTACTGAAACCGGAGCCGAAAGTCTGAACCTGACTGTCGCAGCCGCTCATGCCGCGACCCTGCATGGCAGGGCGGATGTGCGCTTTGAAAGAGCGATCCTGCTGGATGGACAGAAAACAATTACCCCCTATGTCGTAATCGGTTGGGCCTTTGCCAAACGTCTTGATGCACAGGAGGTTACCGCCTCCATGAACGGCAGGAGTGACTTTTTTACAACATCGGCAGCTATCGGAACCACTCAAATGTTTACGGGCAGGGCAGGTATTGAAACAGCGCTCTCCAGGGAGTTTTTTATTTCCGCAGAGGGATTTCGTCAGGCGCAGTCGGGTAACCGGCAATCAGGTTTCGCTGTTGCAATGAATTACCTGTTTTGACGTCTTGTGATGGCGTATTATTTTTTTTAGTGCATGAGCATAAAAAAGGATAAGTTTCAAGGTGGTTAATGAGGCTATGTGGAGTGGTAACGG
It encodes:
- a CDS encoding deoxyribodipyrimidine photo-lyase, producing MIDPRRITLLNNCRDRSGPVIYWMSRDQRVRHNWALLFARKKGELLQQPLMVVFTLAPSFLNAPLRHYDFMLKGLQEVEGALRRLNIPFYLLQGEPEIELSRFARKMKAGVVVTDFSPLKISRKWKTTLGAQLTLPLYEVDAHNIVPCRIASGKQEYAARTFRPKIKSLLGEFLTGFPQLEPLDATTESLPVDWNGIRSSLKADHQVAPVDWLKPGEEAAAHCLESFLKNRLSTYAERRNDPNSGVLSNLSPYLHFGQISAQFIALQASESSVPDESRSAFLEELIVRRELSDNYCFYNDRYDSLDGCPTWAKESLIKHAADHRDYIYSQKEFEEGATHERLWNSAQLELVTTGKIHGYMRMYWAKKILEWSESAEQAFETAIALNDRYALDGRDPNGYTGIAWSIGGVHDRPWFERPVYGKIRYMNASGCARKFDVNRYIARFEEIPDFEF
- a CDS encoding type 1 glutamine amidotransferase, coding for MKKPLLIVKNITHEAPGLIETALSDKDFTSHVVDLAAGDSFPDPRSYKAVVVLGGPQSANDLTPSMLMQLARIEVALQEEIPYLGICLGMQTLVKAGGGKVLKCPVQEIGFTDQEGEEYRMLLTAEGKEDPLFCGLSESIRVFQLHGETVELAAGMKLLASGRLCPIQAVKAGEKAYGLQCHAEMTLSMFLSWLALDADLKSMDRTALIEQFESFRHEYTATGIQLINNFLRISGLAHD
- a CDS encoding PstS family phosphate ABC transporter substrate-binding protein, which codes for MKRTISIVKKIFKSAAFFSLFSSGTMVAYGADSVVTARIQPTGLVADNKIIIDGSPSAGLVANVFAMDFLKTEGIVVKVNESDSERGIYSLIYKNCDIATTARPMRPQELAEAKREGVKPVQNVLAHDAIVMVVHPANTLSGLTIDQIRKIYTGTYTNWSQLGGPNRPIVLLQRENKSGTQETFTDVVMGKTPISMRAVTLFNNREIIGRIASTPNAIGMIGRGWIDNSVKTLLVNGVDHSPTTIKDKSYPLHRLLYMYTNGQPTGVLKRFVEYSTTPDGQRALSENGFIAENR
- a CDS encoding phosphate ABC transporter substrate-binding protein — its product is MTRTISFIKRIGIGAALFSMFTSVDVDARNKAITSGLVSDNKIIADGAPSAGLIANLFALDFLKTDGIVVRVNESDSERGLYGLIYKNCDIATTTRLLHDQELAEARSQGVNPVPHTVALGAIVIVVHPANSIKELSIDQIRNIYSGAYTNWKEVGGKDRPIVLLQREQGSGTEETFNDIVMGKTPLSMKVITLFNNREIRSRVNETPNAIGYIGHGWIDSSVKALLVNGIDHTPETIKDGTYPLCRPLYMYTNGKPFGVLQRFVEYSKTYEGQKAVIENGYVSAD
- a CDS encoding phosphate ABC transporter substrate-binding protein, whose amino-acid sequence is MKKTLSVIRSMLLRALLFSIGAAGTLKAESFEIGTPASPTGLVSGNSIVIDGAPSPGLIANLFAFDFLKSDGVIVRVNESDSERGIYTLLYKNCDIASTTRLMNDKELAEARALGVNPVPHTVALGAIVMVVHPGNSLKSLTIDQLRKIYSGAYTNWKEVGGKDRPIVLLQREQGSGTVETFNDIVMGKTPLSMKVITLFNNREIRSRINLTPNAIGYIGHSWIDKSVKPLLVNGIDHTSYTIKNEIYPLCRKLYMYTNGKPFGVLKRFVEYSSTAEGKERLTENGFIPVD